A region of Corallincola holothuriorum DNA encodes the following proteins:
- a CDS encoding MFS transporter, translating to MAFGLSSLETKAAYSLATIFAIRMLGLFMIMPVFALYGAELVGYSPLWVGLAIGAYGLTQAVMQIPMGLASDRYGRKPVIYFGLLLFVVGSVVAALSDSVYGVTVGRALQGMGAISSVVMALAADLTRDEQRPKVMALIGMFIGIAFAVALVAGPILAAQLYLSGLFWVTAGLAVVAFLLTRFTVPNAISFAPKGDVVPIPSRLKALIADPQLSRLNMGIFSLHLLMTAMFVALPGELVRVGYQPEQHWHIYLPTLLLSFVLMIPMLIISAKKRNSRGGVRASQLLLFVSLMGFAFAPENLLVVTGIVVFFTGFNYLEATLPTLIARFAPAGAKGSAMGIYASSQFFGAFCGGLLGGVVMQFFTPKIVFLVAACLVLLWAVFAWGMSEAGRYRSVTLDVAALLTKHDGAVALAEQLRELPGVKEVTIVAEEGITYLKVDETFELAPAKALLAGS from the coding sequence ATGGCGTTTGGACTTTCATCATTAGAAACTAAAGCGGCGTATTCGCTAGCGACCATCTTTGCTATTCGCATGCTGGGATTGTTTATGATCATGCCTGTGTTTGCGCTTTATGGTGCAGAGCTGGTTGGTTATAGCCCGCTTTGGGTCGGTTTGGCGATTGGTGCCTATGGTCTGACGCAAGCTGTTATGCAGATACCTATGGGGCTAGCCTCTGATCGTTACGGTCGCAAACCGGTGATCTACTTCGGCCTGCTGCTGTTTGTGGTTGGTAGTGTTGTTGCGGCTTTGAGTGACAGCGTTTATGGCGTGACAGTCGGACGGGCATTGCAGGGGATGGGCGCTATCTCCAGCGTGGTGATGGCATTGGCTGCCGACTTAACCCGTGATGAGCAGCGACCCAAGGTGATGGCGCTGATCGGCATGTTTATCGGCATTGCGTTTGCTGTTGCCTTAGTAGCTGGGCCTATCTTGGCTGCACAACTGTATCTATCAGGCTTGTTTTGGGTGACCGCAGGACTGGCTGTGGTGGCTTTTTTATTAACACGTTTTACCGTGCCAAATGCTATCTCCTTCGCCCCCAAGGGGGATGTGGTACCTATTCCCTCAAGGCTGAAAGCGCTCATTGCTGATCCACAGTTAAGCCGCCTGAATATGGGCATTTTCTCGCTACATCTTTTGATGACCGCCATGTTTGTTGCCTTGCCGGGAGAGTTGGTGCGGGTGGGCTATCAACCAGAGCAGCATTGGCATATCTATTTACCAACCTTATTACTGTCGTTTGTATTGATGATCCCTATGTTGATCATTTCGGCGAAAAAAAGAAACAGCCGCGGTGGCGTCAGAGCATCACAGCTACTGCTGTTTGTCAGCCTGATGGGGTTCGCATTTGCGCCGGAAAACTTGCTGGTGGTGACCGGGATCGTGGTATTTTTCACTGGCTTTAATTATCTTGAAGCGACTTTGCCGACATTGATCGCAAGATTTGCTCCCGCTGGAGCCAAAGGCAGTGCCATGGGCATTTACGCCAGTAGCCAGTTTTTCGGTGCGTTTTGTGGTGGTCTGCTTGGCGGCGTGGTGATGCAATTTTTTACCCCCAAGATAGTATTTCTCGTAGCGGCCTGTTTGGTGCTGCTTTGGGCAGTGTTCGCTTGGGGAATGAGTGAAGCAGGGCGTTATCGCAGTGTTACCTTAGACGTTGCTGCATTGCTCACTAAACATGATGGCGCAGTCGCGCTGGCCGAGCAGCTAAGAGAGCTGCCCGGCGTTAAAGAGGTGACGATAGTCGCCGAAGAAGGAATTACTTATCTCAAAGTAGATGAGACATTTGAATTAGCACCAGCCAAGGCATTACTGGCCGGTAGTTAG
- a CDS encoding Fur family transcriptional regulator has protein sequence MNRSEKVLAVAEQQCKQSGARLTNKRKLVLSALLHSTKALSAYEIADICREEEGQTIPVMSVYRMLEFLEQEHLVHKLQLANKYVACAHITCSHTHQIAQFLICQQCGEVKELGVDIALIDQLQHSIADVGYKLTSPQLELNCVCPECQQAA, from the coding sequence ATGAACCGTTCTGAAAAAGTTCTGGCAGTGGCCGAACAGCAATGTAAGCAATCTGGCGCTCGTCTGACTAATAAGCGAAAACTGGTGCTTTCGGCACTGCTGCATTCAACTAAGGCATTGTCCGCCTATGAGATTGCCGATATCTGTCGCGAAGAAGAGGGGCAAACCATTCCAGTGATGTCGGTCTACCGCATGCTGGAGTTTCTGGAGCAAGAGCATCTGGTGCATAAGCTGCAATTGGCCAATAAGTATGTGGCTTGTGCGCATATCACTTGCAGCCATACCCACCAAATAGCGCAGTTTTTAATCTGCCAGCAGTGCGGTGAAGTGAAAGAGCTTGGCGTCGATATAGCCTTAATTGACCAGCTTCAGCATAGTATCGCAGATGTTGGCTACAAGCTTACATCTCCCCAGCTTGAACTGAATTGCGTGTGTCCCGAATGCCAACAGGCAGCTTAA
- the ssb gene encoding single-stranded DNA-binding protein, which yields MASRGVNKVILVGNLGQDPEVRYMPNGAAVANFTVATSESWKDKQTGEQKEQTEWHRIAMYRRLAEIAGEYLRKGSKVYIEGRLQTRKWQDQQGQDRYTTEIVANEMQMLDSRGAGQGAGQPQANAGGFQPQQGFQPKQQPAAQPQQGFQPQQHAAPQTAPAQQPAQPGFNQKPAGMPQQQPAQQAPGPMGGEPPLDFDDDIPF from the coding sequence ATGGCCAGCAGAGGCGTGAACAAAGTCATATTGGTCGGAAATTTGGGACAAGATCCGGAAGTCCGTTACATGCCAAATGGCGCAGCGGTAGCCAACTTTACCGTTGCAACCAGTGAAAGCTGGAAAGACAAACAGACCGGCGAGCAGAAAGAGCAGACGGAATGGCACCGTATCGCTATGTATCGTCGTTTAGCTGAGATCGCCGGTGAGTACCTGCGTAAAGGCTCTAAGGTTTATATCGAAGGGCGCTTGCAGACTCGTAAGTGGCAAGATCAACAGGGCCAAGATCGTTATACGACAGAGATTGTCGCTAACGAAATGCAGATGCTAGACAGCCGTGGTGCTGGTCAAGGCGCCGGTCAACCGCAGGCTAACGCCGGTGGTTTCCAGCCTCAACAAGGCTTTCAGCCTAAGCAACAGCCCGCTGCACAGCCACAGCAAGGTTTCCAACCACAGCAGCATGCCGCACCGCAAACCGCACCGGCGCAGCAGCCTGCACAACCGGGTTTCAATCAGAAACCAGCCGGTATGCCGCAGCAGCAACCTGCACAGCAGGCCCCGGGTCCAATGGGCGGCGAGCCACCGTTGGATTTCGATGACGATATTCCGTTCTAA
- a CDS encoding ZrgA family zinc uptake protein, with protein MSVNSKRFRYCELGLGTVLAALPAAFSVAIASQPHVHGAAEVNIIADQNLLLVELRSPADNLVGFEHKATTQAQDKRVEIAKQTLADASAQLLIDGGQCKLVDYQSDIGKLAVNGDGHDHHHQNVASQHHHGEHEHEHEHEHEHEHDDGGHADIAASYQFSCDQMAAVRSVDLLLFSSFPAIESLNVQWVAYGQQGAVTLKNGEQRVSLK; from the coding sequence ATGAGCGTGAACAGTAAGCGCTTTCGCTATTGTGAACTTGGCCTAGGTACAGTATTGGCGGCGCTGCCTGCGGCTTTTTCTGTTGCTATCGCTAGCCAACCCCATGTTCATGGGGCGGCGGAAGTAAACATTATTGCTGACCAGAACCTATTGCTGGTTGAGCTTAGATCCCCCGCAGACAATTTGGTTGGCTTTGAGCACAAAGCCACGACCCAGGCCCAGGACAAACGTGTTGAGATCGCTAAACAAACGTTGGCTGATGCCAGTGCGCAGCTCCTTATCGATGGCGGGCAGTGCAAATTGGTGGATTACCAAAGTGATATTGGCAAGCTGGCTGTGAATGGTGATGGTCATGACCATCACCATCAAAACGTCGCATCTCAGCATCATCATGGTGAACATGAACATGAACATGAACATGAACATGAACATGAACATGATGATGGCGGGCATGCGGATATCGCCGCCAGTTACCAGTTTAGCTGTGATCAAATGGCTGCCGTTCGATCGGTAGATCTACTACTGTTCTCCTCTTTCCCAGCCATCGAAAGCCTGAATGTCCAGTGGGTTGCATATGGTCAGCAGGGCGCTGTCACACTTAAAAATGGCGAGCAACGCGTGTCACTCAAGTAG